Part of the Zea mays cultivar B73 chromosome 4, Zm-B73-REFERENCE-NAM-5.0, whole genome shotgun sequence genome is shown below.
TAAACAGAGTTACCagttgataaacaatattaatacaaaattattgcaactagaatggattaaaaaggaatTAAAATATATTACTTATGAATTTAGCAAGTTATTGAAATTATTTTTTAtacaaaaattcattttctaCATTATTGCCATCAGCTTATCTGTTTCTGGGTTGCGCACATAATTACCAGAAAGCTCCGGGTTAAATTTTTAAATCTAAGGGTTTAAACTCAGATACTCCCTAACCTGGATGGACGACGGGTTAGTTATCATATTTTCCGGGGTCCCTTATGTAAAAACTACACGGTGAAGTACGCGCGATCCACGCGGATCCGACCGATCCACCCTCAACGACCTAGATCACACCACGAACCGGTACGAACACGCGAGAGCAGGATTCCGATCCAACGATCCACAAGCTTGCCTTACTCTCGTCTGCACACCTGCTGATCACCGGCCGAGATGAATCACGGCTTGGGTCTCATATATACAGGCGTGGACTGCCACCCAGTGCCAGGCACGCGTAACAACCCAAGCGGCAGCGGCGTCTTCGCCCGGTGGTTTTGGCATCAGCTGCGACCAGAGGTGAATGGTGGCCCGACCCATGGGACCCATGTGGCGGTGAGCAAACGAGATAGAACCCACCTAGGTGACACTGGCACATGGGCCCGGTTGGTCGGCGCAGGTGGGTAGTGTGGGCTGGTGGTTTGAGCACTAAGTGGACCGAGAACGAGAATTCAGCCCATGAGCGTGGTGTTGCTCTTCATTCCCGTTTTCTTTTTCCAAATTGAAAActtcaattcaaatttaaattcctgTCTTGAATTTCCAAAATTCCAATCTTAATTGTACTTTCATTTTTCCCATAATATTATTATTCATTATCATTATTAttgtcattattattattaaatgcacaaacaattaaattccaatatgatgcactattttctttatttaacaTAATTGATGCAAAAATGAGAAAATTAGCATAAGTAGTCAAATAAACCTTTTATATTTTCTCAATTCCTGTACATTCTATTCCTCCCAACATTTGGGTATTACACTTTCTTGCTAGTACTTTTTGAAAATCAAGAAAAGCGGTCTTTGGCTTGATTTGCGTAGACATGAGTACACACTTTTGTTGCATCGATGACTTATGTTTTGGTTAAGTGGCACCATTAGCCCCCTGCTTTGTGAGGTTGGACGCAAAGAAAATGCATGCGAGAAAAAGTTATCTATGGGTGCAAGAGTAATGGACAAGGCTGGGGCTCTATACCTCTATGGAAGCAGTGATTGTCCTCAGTCATATTTTCTACCCACATCATGATCTTGCTTCTGTTTTCTTCGATTTATTACTCGCTCAGTATCTATCAAGTATAATCGTGTTCTAAAATATTTTTAGAAGCGAAATGAGGAGACTGAAACATCTGAATGTTTTTATGTGGAGAAAACACGTATAGTCTTCAAAGTTCTCTGATTGCTtcatgttcaatcttttcttggccCACACCCTTTCATGTGAATTAAATCAACATGTAGCGACTGCAAAGTAAATGAGGAATCTATACCATCTTTTACTGTGCTGTTGATAATTAACAGATGGTCTTCAAAGTTCTgtgattgctttatttatgtaccTTGTACCTATGGTATTCAAATGATGTTTGTCTAGTGCAGCAgtattctattttctttaactatgGCATTTGAATACTGGTACCACTTATGCTTGAGTTTGAACTGTAGTATTTAGTCGCTGAGAAACAACATGAAGAGGTCTTGTGATCTGAAGATATCATCTGATGTTGATACATACATTCGCTACAGTAAACGAAACAACTTACGACGgccaaagccgtcggacataagctgtaAACCGTCGGAcgtagcttatgtccgacggctttgggTTATCTCCGACGGTctctagccgtcggacataaggcgtCAGAAATAGTGTTATGTCCGACGACAGCTGTCGGACAtaacttatctccgacggccgcaACCACCCGTCGGAGATAGTGACTGTCAATCGTTTTACCGGTCGACTGGTGGAACCCACAACTGTTATGTCCGACAGCCTGAcgtcagccgtcggacataacagtatcttatgtccgacggcttaaatATAAACCATCGGACATAAGTagcccttatgtccgacggctgacgCCAGGCCATCGGACATAACAAATTTTAGAAATTACACAAAATTCAAttttttaaaaaatctgacatttacaaaaacaaaacagatttcatgcagatatacacattcacaatcacaaatatactcacataagtattcacaatcacaaatatactcacataagtattcacattcacaaatttaacataacgacatatagttccaaatggttgcaacaagtgttttacatcaacatataggtCCAAAATCAAAACTGACATTATTCGACGGATAGTCTTTCACATGAATAGTAATAGTTCCAATTTAAACACATTTGATGAActatcactcatatccatcgcctggttggttcgagttatagccacttcctccggctggactctgcgtgttgaaaaggttgttcacccaagaatgtgatgcgtcgtcttagccaagcgcacatgtcCATCGCCGCCGTAGTTGTAGAACGACTCAGTCCACGGTTTCCCCcgttcctttcggaaatggcacgaaactcaggggaaacccaccatctgcacaaggcccgataaccctctaatcgggtggccatccacggcaccgacacctacatgaatTTTTTTCAATAAAGCAAATACATGGATTCGTGCGATATGAGATGCAACAACTTGTTTACCTcaaggtattgctcctccgtaaggtaaattgatgaccactcggccttggtatttggcatcggtcgatcatcagcacttgctctgtaccatgcctttatagcctgaattcgtgcatagtacattgcatctgcaacgacatcgttcgcgttatactcaaacacgtaacgagcgttcatatcatatgatccatcgtccggcaacttgtaccgtttctgcaaaaaattagtgttatcataaaagcaaccATATATGGGATAACTAAATTAGTATAAAcaattcatacccagaatgcatcccaaactagtgcctgtgtgttgccaaacattctacagacaccatagcgataatgctcccaagtggtggcggggacagactcgccactaggcaaagtcacaagaccaggccagtgcagacgaacaagattaccaaggaccatgttcacctgcctgtagtgtcctgtgcctgtgaacgagtcgtcgatccaagtcctgcaaacagaaaACAATGTAGAAATGAAAACATAAATTTCAATAACAATTAAGCAAAGgtatgtcactcactttccactaggctttatcaaaaCCTGAGATTCGagtggaagctctggaggtggtccaacaaaatgcagcttcctcgttctccTAACTCGAGAAGTTCTAGACCTAGCTGCGGAATCACCACCAGCCCTAGAATCCATGCCTGCAGAATACCCACCAGCatcgtctccagcatcatctcccacatcATCTTCAGCATCATCTCTCGCATGATCATCTACCACTTGTTCCTCgatttcagcatcctatgaaacaagtaacttacatcatacaatattaagtaactcaaataatgtaaattaacaactaacttacatcatgtggaggcaaatgttctgccagcgctctgcgtctgctcatggtagaacctgtgccctgaaaaactgaatcctcacccctcgagctactcctcatcccaagcaaactacgagcaatagacctcattttctttgacatcctattttaacaaaaaTAAGTTAGTACACAAATCGATAATAAAATAATGAAACAaatgaaatatatatatatatatataatattcaataaaatcatgatccatactcgtcaatTGTAATTGTAATCAAAATCAGGGtctagttgctttcgtcgattcAATGGACgcaagtagctttcttctttctcgctAGGTAACTTGATTACGTTTACTCGATTATTTAAGTAAATCACCCCTATATCTATAGGAAAGAATAAGTAAATTACGTAGTTCAACTAATAAACTACCACTAAGTAAACCAAAACAATGTCACGAGTTCAACTAATAAACTACCACAATAATATATACGAAATAACATATAATATATACGAAATAACATTGTCACGAGTGCTAAATTATATAAAataaccttatttccgagggcataataaaAACCCTCgaaaattaaaagtttaaattatctaaacaccactaagtaaactaaaacaaattaaatttattacataatcaaattccggccgtcggacataacaagctAAACAATATTAAACATACAAAAAAATTAATACTGAAAAAAGACAACTAGAAAATAATATATACATTGAAAAAATTAAAAATACTCACTTATCGGCTTGACGGCGGGACGGTGGTCGGTGTGGGCGGGACAGAGGATGAGTCGGGGTAGCCGGCGTCGGGACAGGTGCCGGGGCGGCGGCGGGCACGGgcacgggcggcggcggcgggcatgAGTGGTGGCGGCGGCTTAAGCAGGCGACGGCGGCAGCGCGACAGCGATGGCTAAGCACGGCAGAGAGAGGACCAGATGCATAAATGAAACGGCGCGCGGTGCCTGGCCCACGTTAAAatatcttatgtccgacggctatcaGTTCGGCCGTCGGacgtaagcttatgtccgacggcttctctgacagccgtcggacataagacgCTATTTCCGAGGGCCAGCAGAGACCGtcagacataagcttatgtccgacggtctcgTAGATAGCCGTCGGAGGTTAAGTGGTCGTCGGATGTGCGTCGTTTTACTGTAGTGATTCATGGTCTTCAAAGTTCTCTGATTGCTTCCTTTACCTACATCTTCTTATCTAAAATGATTCTGAGTTATGTTTAGTTTCTTTTCTGCCTGAAGCTATAGCTTTAAAATATGTCTTAACTAATAGCAATGAAGTTTTTTGTCACGAAGCAAAAGGAGGTCATATATGTTTTGAAGTATGCTAGTATGATGTTGATACATATTGGGGGGAAtgtctctgccgaaggtcctcaaaattaATTAATACTGACAGTTTTTCATAATTTGTCTCACGAGTAATTAACATATGTTTGTCCAAAAATGAAGACCAACATGTTTGCCGCTGCTTCAGAAGAAATGACAATTATGTCCCCAACAATTCTTATAGATGTATGTATAGGTTTTGAGACTATGATAGTAATTTTACATTGAGTTGTATATTGAGTTGTccatataaataggtgaacagtgctcaTGCACAGACCGAACATGATTTCACGGCATGCCGCCTAGCTCCACCTACGAAGCTAAGTTTACCTTGCTGGTTGTTGTCTATACTTATGAAGATATAATTGTATTCATTTACAATAAGAAGATAATACAAAGAGCACAGCTATGAAGATTTCTTTTGTGTATTTATGTGTTCTTTATTTCATTATGATTTCAATCTCAATAACGTTCTCAACAATTTATGTTCAAAGCTGAAGATAAATTGAAGGGGAGAAGGTCCCTTGTTTTTAATTGTTGTCTCGCTTTGATGTCTTTCAAGAATCAAAACGAGTGACCAACAATACACCCATCCATGGTCTTAAAAGTTCTATGATTGCTTCCTGTACACATTCTAGATCATCTTTATTGAGACCACACTTAAATTGTGGCCATCATTAAAAAAAGGCGCCTATCCTATAGGTTCACGATTTTTTTATTAATTATGCTTGAACTGAGTTTTAGTGTTTAAGAAGAGATGCCAAGCTACTAGTGATCGACTGCCAAGTGATCTCAAGCAACTGGGAGTGCATGGTCGTAGTGAAATCTTCATCACCACGATACCTTCACCTCTCTTTATTATTCCACTTTTACCTGCTCACCACTTTTCAACTCTGATCAACCCAACTCCTTATGATTTGATCAGGAAGGGGAGTCCCTTGCCAGTTTGGTAAAGGAGATCATGGGAGGTAGGAGGATTTTTTTATCACGAATATGTATCTAGAGGAAGAAGCTCCAATAGAGAACACCGACGTCACTGTTTTTGAAATAGACATTTCTTTTAGAATACCTCTTCGAATAGATATCTTTTAAGGAGTGATCTCATCAAGATTAGAGTAGGCATTAGTAACTGTCATACATGACCACGAACTGGGCATACACTTTGGCATAAAGAGTGTGAATGGTTGTCATGACAAGGCATCATTTTACTACATCGTTTTACCTTGTGTATGTGTTACGTCTCTAGATTAATAAAAAACACTAGTTCTTTTCTAATATTCtatttatatttcatgctttaacaTGTTATTAGTACTGTGTTTCTCTATGCACTTGCCCGAAAAAGAGGCACGGGCCATTCCATAGGAGATAATGTCAGGCGACGAAAGGATTTTGTGTCGATTTGTTGCTTGTTCTGCATGAGGACATCAGCACTGACATCACCAAATTATGATGTATTGCTGCTTATCACGCCCAATTAGCGAAGTCGGCTCGACAGTTTAGCCAAGTTAGGCTAGGTGGGCAAGGATTTCCAACTGGTTCTCATGTCCATGAGCGCTTGTTCCGATTCAGAGAAAATGAAAATAATATATACAAACTCAATAATAGTTCTTTGCATCAAACATCAATCAATTCGATTTGGTTCTGAATGCTTCAGGTGGGCCTCGATTCAGCCAACTTCTTGTTGCATCAGAAGTTGTACTTTCTACTTTTTAAGTACTCTAGCCTAGTGGATAATTTGTATGTGAACGTTTGGATGGGGATTGGATAGGGAAATAAAAATGGGTTGAGACAAAAGGAGGGGGCATGAGATGGATGTAGTCTTTATTTATCTATCCCTATCTTTAATTCAATTATCCAAACATGGAATCAAATGATCCCACCCTTATTTCCCACTTCCTAAATTGAAGGCCACGTTGACTTGGAAAAATTTGGGCATAATCTGTTGTTAAGCTCTGCCACTATATTGAAAGAAAATAAGTTCCCTAGAAATATCAAAAGTGGATCACATTTTGAATAAAATGAATGCAACTAAAAGGGGCAAGAAAAAAAGGCTTAAACACGTGATCAGAATACATGGAACAAGCTTTTGACAATAAATATTATCTACTAGTGGCAACAAGTCGTTTTACAATATATGTAAAACGATACATAATATGCTAACAGAAAAGTAGATAGACCCACACAACATACAATTGTTTGTGCGTAACACAGCTAGGTTAGCCAGGACCAACTTTGGGGATGTCATAGTGCTCGCTCAGGTTAGCCAGGTACTGGTTGAAGTCCTGCATGCGGTCCTTGTACGACTTGTTTGCGACTTTGGCCATCTTTTTCATGTCGATCTTCTGCTTCTGTTCCATGTAGCGACGCTCTGCTGGTGTGAGATGGTCATAGTCAGAATGTGGGTTCCTTTCGTCTCCATTCTTATCAGATTCAGTCTGAGACGACTCCTCACGCTGGTACTTCTTCTTTTTCATTGCACCGCCATCCTTCACGTCCAGCGCTTTACCCTTCAGCTTCAGCCGTCCTCCAACGACGTTTTGATATTCCAACATCTTGATGTAAAAAAGAAATCTAATAAAGTTGTAGAGAGACTGCTAGAGACTGCTGTTGAGCACGAGAGATGGAACCGTGAAATTAGTAAAGAGACTGCCGAACCAAACGGCATTGCTCAAGAAATATATATTACCAAGGCAAACGGGATTGCATCGTTCAGagtaggggtggatatcgagccagctcggctcgttatGGCTCGGCTCGTTATAGCTCGTTACTATAACGAGCCAGCTTGGCTCGGCTCGTTATACTAACGAGCTAAacagctggctcggctcggctcgttaggaagctcgagccagctcgttaggctcgcgagccacacaactaaatataaagatctatgtacataaatatatgtataaccaaaaaatcatattttaagtgTTTAACACTACAAACATGTGGCCATGCAATAATACAAATATTTAAGCACATGGCACATCCACACATGTCCATATCACAGATCATAACAACGAGAAAACAAGACTATGAGAGATGAGACGACACCAACGACTAGACAAACTTGTGTTGTGGCTTAGCTCGTTTGGCTCGCGAGCTAGCTCACGAGCTAACCCGAGCTGGCTCATTAGAGAACCGAGCTAGAATGCTAGCTTGGCTCGCTACAAAATTAAAACGAGCCGAGTTGAGCCGAGCTACTAACGAGCCGAGTGGAGCGAGTtatcgagccacgagtatttcgtccagccctagTTCAGAGTGTCCGTGTCCGTGTCCGTGTCCGAGCCCGATCTCCTGTTCCACGCGGTGTCCGTGTTCGTGTCCAAGTCCGAGCTCCTGTTCCAAGCGGTTTTTGGCCGTTGAGCAGAGCACTCACCGTTGGGTCGTGGCGCGGCCCATCCTCGTGCGGTGCTGCCGTGCAAGGGCAGGTTCTCTCCTGCGGGCTGCGGTGCTGTGCGCAGTGGCGAAGACACCAGGGGGGCCGGGGTGGGCCTGGCACCCCCCAACGGCCCAACTAAGGTATACCACTAATGTATTCTAGAGCCCATTATTTTGCCATCAGTTTATTGTTTAGTAGTCTAAAACCCTTAATTTTTTCCCTAGCGCGCACGATCGGACGCCGCATTGTCTTCTTCTCTCCGTCTCTCGTTCTCTGGCAGCACCTGCGCTGAGCGGCTCTGCCGTCTGCGAACTGCGGCTGGGCTGGCAGGCAGCACGCCGCACTCTGCGGCTCTACGCGATCTGGCCGAGCGGCCAGCGGGCAGCAGGGACAGGGCGTCCAGCCGTGAGCTGTTCACCACCAAGCACCAGCCACCAGGCGTCCAGGCAGGTAGCCGAGTTTCTTAATTTCTTTGATGTTTGATCTAGCTAGGTGCCTAGGTAAAATAATAAATTAGATAATTACCATTTATCAGCTGTCAATTATGTTTATTTGGGGCATTGTGATTATGTAATTTTGCATCTACTTAATTTCAGCCAAGATGAAGAGAAAACTCAAGACAATTGATTGTTTTTCCAACGTGATAATCCTAGAGCTACTCCTATCGAAAATCCTAACCTAACCAATGTGCAAGATTCTGATCCAATTAATTTGCATACTGAGGCAGCTGAGCTAAATCAACAAGAGACTTTAGCCACGGCATTTGAGAGAGACCCTGGTGGCCTGGTAAACGTGTTCAAATTTTGAGGCTACCTTTTGATCAACAAGATGAAGCTCGGAGATTTTATATATCTGAGGGCCCATATCAAGTTATATTAGATGAGTACCCATTGAAT
Proteins encoded:
- the LOC103654040 gene encoding protein FAM32A-like, giving the protein MLEYQNVVGGRLKLKGKALDVKDGGAMKKKKYQREESSQTESDKNGDERNPHSDYDHLTPAERRYMEQKQKIDMKKMAKVANKSYKDRMQDFNQYLANLSEHYDIPKVGPG